ataaatcatttaaagaaatcataaaaatgttattaattcttgtacctttgagttttacctcattggtgacttcatcgatgatcaagcattcctccttagtgaatttgatcttgaagcatttgtcacaaagttggctaatgctaagaagattatgctttagtccttcaacgtaaagaacatcttcaatggatgtgaaaggtggtgcaccaactttgcctttgccaagaattcttcccttattgatgtctccataagtgacaaaacccttggcctttagccttagatctgaaaattggtttaggtctcccgtcatatgctttgaacaaccactatctagataccataggtttgaagtggtcttcaagcatgcctacaaaacaaattaagttttgttaggtacccaagtggctttgggtccatcgtagttagttcctttcttcacccatacataatgtccactaggtacactaaagtttcttacataacaagcattgggtgtgtgacaaataataccacaataaaaacaagtaggttcgaagttacttctatatctaggaggataagatttcttcttaacaaagttcttccttttaggataatgttgtattactttaggcttgttcactttctcttgaattggttggttactagccttgacaaagatagtcttgttggaacttggtttatcaaatttagaaaaGCCAAGTCCGcttttatcattggagtatctttgtgtgctaagaacattttccaatccaatttgccccttttcatatctttctaaaacacgttttaattggacaatttggaaggaaagtgattcacaattcttgcatgcaacattatcttcttgaacactaatcattttttctttttcatctttatgttcttcttcaattattttaaccttctcttctaaagatgatattattttcttttgagatgaaatagttttatagagaattttgcattcttttaataattcatctattgcaccttgtgcaccattatcaaaaagagaatcatcataactaacctcgcatTCTTCATCGtctgagtggtgtgatgccattagtgctagatttgcactttcgtcactatcggagtccgatgaggaacttacttcattatcttcccatgctacgtaggcctttttatttttgaactccttttttcctttgaatccattcttcttagaaagttttggacattccggctttatgtgtccttgtttcccatattcatagcatgtaacttcttgtgatgaagtggatgcttctttatccttatgctttgagaacttcattcttttgacatagttagtattatcaatattatttttatgatcaaaaaatttgcctaacctttttacaagaagcaagaagttttcatatTCATCCGATTCATCTTTCATttggctttcttttgaatctacctttaatgcaatgcctttgtatttcttctctaagttctcatgcttttctaatcttccaagttccgtctcatattcttgaagctttccaaataatgttgaagaagttaattttgacagatttttcttttcggatatcgccgtcacttttggttgccactcccttgtcaaagatctgagcactttaagattaagttcttcggtagtaagggtcttaccaagtgccttgaagtgatttgtcaaatgtacgaatcgtttttgcaaatcgagaatagtttctccgggcttcattctaaacagttcgtactcttgacttagagtattcaatcttgatcttttaacttcagtggtaccttcatgagtttctacaagcgTATCTCATATTTCCTTtgctgttgtacatgccgatactaggaaaaattcatccatactaagagcaccttgaagaagattgatcgcctttttgtcagtaagaaccctttttctatcattatcatcccatgacgctttaggtttctctgatccaacaccattaacgaccgttatagggacatgaggaccttgtaggacagcctcccaaacttcttctccttatgcttctagatgagccttcattcggattttccaagagtcaaaatattcaccacaaaaaaatggaggcttgttgttagaaccaccatctttgaaaaccggatttgcggaagccattctggatctttaggaacaagttagctataacttgctctgatgccaaatgtaagtatcggATATGCCtaatgtaacgcccggaaaaatagttattttcttaatttagacatttatgatgttttctgaaatttttgcgttttggggcgatttagtcggtattagttcgggatagcggatcgacatttaatcgataattttaatatttttagtattagaaatattaatgagttaatatttagcattttgggaattttctgagtaattaagtttagaccggaaatatgagacactgagtaataagtcggtatattaaaatagtcggattttattttaatggagttttagtagaagtattatttttatattaagtgtggaaataatattgggcttaattaatgacatctctaagtattaagggggtatattttgttaggcccatttgtgtatttaatattaacatagtttatttttgaaaatagaagtagAAGAGAGGTAGAGAGATAGTGttgtctgaaaaagaaaaagaagaggaaaccgagggagagaaagaaaagggggttagggtttgaagaggagacccaaagtgttgctctaaagtgcattttttctccaattttcaattgaatcttcttagagctgcactcaatccaaggtaaggggggattctttctacctaaataggaatttgatggattttatgtgggtttagggtataAATTAGTCATTGTGTggtgttaattgttttttttcagTCTCTGTTACAATTGTTGTGttgctattatattttattggAAATGAAAAAGTGAGTTTTGAATATGTAGTATACTGCTACACAACGATATACAGTTGAGTTTGTGTGAGGCACATGTATATACCCACATTCattccattttttttttgttttgcttactgatttatttgtttttattttgaactAGTACTTCAtagtatatatatacatattaattCTATACTAGAAAGATATATAGGTAATATATTGGTAATGGTGAATTGAAGTATCAGTGGGAATTAGTAAGATCAAATAGAAGGATGAACAATGATAAGAGTGTGAGAGATTGGGGACAGCCGGCGCTGATCTTTGGCCGTGGGGTCCACTCGTCAATGCTTTCATTTGTCACCATTCCATGTTTTTGTGAATCAATTGCTtactgttaattttttttttcttttcaatttccattactttaatatatatatatatatatatatatatatatatatgaattgaaTAATTAGGAGTTAGAAGTATAATTGGAAATAGAATAGTGAtttgaaattaatataatataattattaattggttgatttagtCAATAATAGGATTCATTTCAATAAgtctatttaattagaaaatacttagacttggataaatcattcggtttatcggtaaattgcgatatcttgagaatttgaccgtaaatgtgttttggttgaatatttacgttgagaataatatattgagatgccaatgatgttgttttgataattaaagtTATCTCTAATTGAGTTAGATGTTGATTTGGAAGTTGTTTTGACTTATTTAATATATTGGCATATTGTGATTATTTTGCGAATTGGTCGCAATTTGTGATTTTGTTTTGGATGCTTTTGTTGCGATTAATATTGTGATTTCCAATATGATTATTTTGTGCATTCTTATGTGAATAGCCTCATAATGTGAATTATAGCCAATTTTGATATTGTGTATATAACGCTATGAATTgataagttgtgttgtgagcctttggCTAAAGTGGAACGGTGTGAAGCTGATATGTGaccgttgttgtgttgttgttatgtcGTTATTTCGTTGTCAAATCGTATTCGTTGTATGTttccgcatagcatagcataacataaagttgaacggtgtgatgttgatatgtgaccgtgttgaaggctttgccttatgcctcggaattactggcaatgttctaagttgggagttttactccaatggtaccacatgcatatgcatagttgagtcgcattcgagtctttgttagttgttgttggttgaagttgttgtctatgcattgtgatgcttatgtgttgatttgttgaagatgtcgatgtgttgatatcaagactattctttaatgatgttctttgtgttgtttatgttgatgttgtgtgaaacggtgattcatttatattccttacctaatatatgatttatcataatcctatttatatagtttgatatctcaccctttctgtttgaatgttgcctccacgtgggtaacgtgcaggtaatccagatgagtagctgtttccgcttatagttgagttttgggtgtcattgctctgatacgtagcacttggggggaAATGAACACTTGCTTGACGTTGTTATTTGCTTATTGAACCTTATGATGTATCTGAGGATTTGTTTGTAGTGTTTctttttatgattcaaaagatgttatgtcttaattgttgaatcattgtgaatctgttgcatgttgaaccctaGTTTGGAATATGTTATGGATACTATGCTATTCATAAGTTGACATATATGTTATGAGTTTTGTTCACTCCAATCCTGATGGtgttatgtattagtttaaaaagcatgacaggtttatgtttatgttgaatgtgtgacatcctgattctgttgagaatttttatactctgatattttccgcataaaTGCTTGGGTTAAATTTGAGGTGTTACACCTAAGATGAGGtgttgaattaggttttcaaaacttaatcggtttaatgagaatacttctaacaatttttgtttaagtgtttgaaggttttggatggttcttatctttttcttggtaatggtgatgaaagcggtaaaagcgaaaaggtaaataacacaacgatatatactggttcccctcacaatccgagagtactcccatcccctttcaaacacgaaagagatttcactatagttagaatgactgtacaagcctatgcctactatctaaactatagggtgatcaaaggttcttaacacctttaagatcaatcaacactaatgtgattgtttttgtgttgtagtgacgctatggctgggaggaatgatgctgcgatagctgctgctttggaagcgatgGCTCAGGCTATGCAGAACCAACCAAATGCTGACGAGAATGCTGGATCTCGTAGTTTGGCGACTTTTCAAAGGGAGAATCCGCcggtgttcaagggtacgcatgaccctgatggtgctcttgattggttgaaggagctcgagcgaatcttccgtgttatggattgcactcctgcTCAGAAGGTCAGATATGGAACTCATATGCTGGCtaaggaagctgatgattggtggttgGAGACGCTTGCTAGGTTGGAGTTTTCAGGTGAGGAAGTCACTTGGAATGTGTTCCGTAGGAAATTTTTGAGGAAGTactatcctgaagatgttcggggtaagAAAGAGATAGAATTCCTAGAGTTGACGCAAGGGAACAAGTCCGTGaccgagtatgctgccaagttcacTGAGTTGATTAAGTTCTATCCTCACTTTGATGGCGAAGGTgctgaattttctaagtgcatcaaGTTTCAGAATGGGTTACGCTCGGAGATCAAGAAGGCTGTTGGGTACCAAAAGATCCGTTTGTTTTCTGATTTGGTTGACAGTTGTAGGATCTTTGAGGAAGATAGTAATGCTCATCACAAGATGGTTAGTGATAGAAGgggcaagaatcaacaaagtcgtgggaaaccgtatgatgctGGTAAAGGGAAACAAAGAGTTACTCATGGTCAGAggtctagtgggggagatgctcctgctaggaTTGTATGTTTCAAATGTGGTCAACCTGGTCATAAGAGCAATGCTTGTACTGCTGATGCGAGGAAGTGTTTCAGATGTGGTAAGATGGGACATGCAATGTCTGATTGCAAGCATAAGGACATGGTATGTTTCACGTGTGGCGAAGAGGGACACATTGGTAGCCAGTGTCCAAAGAAGAAGGCACAATCTGGTGGAAAGGTGTTTGCTTTAGCTGGGACTCCTACCGCTAGTGGAGACCGACTcatcagaggtacatgtttcattaatagtactcctttaatcactattattgatactggtgctactcattgttttattgcttctgattgtgtTGAAAGACTGGGTCTTATGTTGTCTTCCATGAATGGGGAGATGGTTGTCGATCTTCCAGCTAAGGGATTGGTGACTACTTCTCTGATGTGTTCAAAGTGTCCTTTGTCGATCTTCGATAAAGACTTTGTTGTTGACTTGATTTTTTTGCCGTTGAGTGGATTAGATGTgatcttgggtatgaattggttagagtataactatgttcatatcaactgttttaacaAGTccttgaggttttcttctcccGAGGAAGAAGGAGTTGGTTTGTCGACTGGTAAGCAGTTGAGGCAATTGATGCAAGACGAAGCATAAATGTTCTCGTTGAtggcgtcattgtcttttgagaaTCAAGTTAGAATTAACGAGTTAAAGGTGGTGCAAGAATTTCCTGATGTGtttcctgatgaaattcctgatgtccCTCCGGAAAGAGAAGTTGAGTTtgcgattgatcttgtacctggtaccagacctgtttctatggcaccgtacaggatgtctgcatctgagttatctgaattgaagaagcaattagaagagttgcttgagaagaagtttgtaagaccaagtgtatcgccgtg
The Vicia villosa cultivar HV-30 ecotype Madison, WI unplaced genomic scaffold, Vvil1.0 ctg.000525F_1_1, whole genome shotgun sequence DNA segment above includes these coding regions:
- the LOC131629139 gene encoding uncharacterized protein LOC131629139, whose translation is MDCTPAQKVRYGTHMLAKEADDWWLETLARLEFSGEEVTWNVFRRKFLRKYYPEDVRGKKEIEFLELTQGNKSVTEYAAKFTELIKFYPHFDGEGAEFSKCIKFQNGLRSEIKKAVGYQKIRLFSDLVDSCRIFEEDSNAHHKMVSDRRGKNQQSRGKPYDAGKGKQRVTHGQRSSGGDAPARIVCFKCGQPGHKSNACTADARKCFRCGKMGHAMSDCKHKDMVCFTCGEEGHIGSQCPKKKAQSGGKVFALAGTPTASGDRLIRVRINELKVVQEFPDVFPDEIPDVPPEREVEFAIDLMDDVQVHDNLTVETMPVRIVDREMKILRGKKITLVKVVWLGAAGESLKFLRFGAI